Part of the Catalinimonas alkaloidigena genome is shown below.
CTACTGGCTTCCATTTAGATTTTAGAAATAGTTTCAACTTAAAGCGGTGGACCAACAAACTCTTGTCCGTGTTTGGCAGATATTTGAGCCATTTTGTCCATAGTGAATTCCCCTGTGGCTAAAGCATTATGGAATTCCCGAAACATCTCTTCAATGGTCTGTGCCGGAGAAAAGATATAACGTAATCTTCCGGGAGTACCCCCCACATTTTTAAAGGCATGAAGTGTTCCCCTTGGAATAAAGGCTACATCACCGGGCTTAAATTCATACATTTGACCTCCTACTTCGGCGATAAATTTTCCTTCCAAAAAGAAAAAAGTTTCATCCTGATGGCGGTGAACATGTCTGCCCGGACCAACTCCCGGCTCAACAATATCTTCAAATATTGCCTGGTTGCCATTAGTTTGCTTACCTGAAAGAAGAATTTTCAAGGTGATCGCATCTGGAAAAATAAGTGTTTCAGCAGAATCATATTTACTGTGTACTGGATTCATATTGCTTATTTTATGATTGTAATTATTGTATTTCTTTTTCTTCCTGCTTGCAGAGCACTATAGTTGCAATATATATTGCTGCTATA
Proteins encoded:
- a CDS encoding cupin domain-containing protein — encoded protein: MNPVHSKYDSAETLIFPDAITLKILLSGKQTNGNQAIFEDIVEPGVGPGRHVHRHQDETFFFLEGKFIAEVGGQMYEFKPGDVAFIPRGTLHAFKNVGGTPGRLRYIFSPAQTIEEMFREFHNALATGEFTMDKMAQISAKHGQEFVGPPL